From Bacteroidales bacterium, one genomic window encodes:
- a CDS encoding agmatine deiminase family protein — protein MKIMLIASLIVWSLISKASKELRYKVKEPNENNWAYVNWLQTDKVLILPKFEIPEDEQAFRQIEKLIPSYKGRIEMVDARDLVCHEGCFNCCSWTIRE, from the coding sequence ATGAAGATTATGCTAATCGCTTCTTTGATTGTCTGGAGCCTCATTTCAAAAGCATCAAAAGAACTTCGCTATAAAGTGAAAGAACCAAATGAAAATAATTGGGCTTATGTGAACTGGCTCCAGACTGACAAGGTTCTAATTCTGCCAAAATTTGAAATTCCAGAAGATGAGCAGGCATTCCGCCAGATTGAAAAACTTATACCATCATATAAAGGGCGCATCGAAATGGTTGATGCTCGTGACCTTGTGTGTCACGAAGGATGCTTCAATTGCTGCAGCTGGACGATAAGAGAATAA
- a CDS encoding phosphotransferase, giving the protein MEKIITLEGYAQSGEGATSVTYNHRDGHTMLKVYKPLLADDESIREQAMNKALIKMGITTPRAGDIVTVQMTDGEKRNGLLFERIVNKKSFARLISDNPDKLEEYSLMFVNECKKLHATPCHPEDYPLIPSVVKRSLETIDTYVGIDEDERKSLRDVVNSTPETYTCLHGDLHIGNIISDGTHNLWIDTADFTFGNPLYDIGFTMMFNYIPQDGVLEMFHITSAQYHQFWRIFTREYFGVKTDEERRALDRKLLPYTILRVMWVTREKNKELFNRFMQFVAKNVLENDMEDYL; this is encoded by the coding sequence ATGGAAAAAATTATTACTCTAGAAGGCTACGCTCAGTCTGGAGAGGGAGCTACCTCTGTAACTTATAATCATCGCGACGGTCATACAATGCTTAAAGTATATAAGCCTCTATTAGCTGATGATGAGAGTATTAGAGAGCAAGCTATGAATAAAGCTCTTATTAAAATGGGTATCACAACCCCTAGAGCCGGTGATATTGTAACCGTACAAATGACTGACGGAGAGAAACGTAATGGTTTGCTGTTTGAGAGGATAGTTAATAAGAAGTCTTTTGCGCGGCTGATAAGCGACAATCCGGATAAATTAGAAGAGTACTCTTTGATGTTTGTAAATGAGTGTAAAAAGCTGCATGCTACTCCTTGTCATCCAGAGGATTATCCGTTAATTCCTTCAGTTGTGAAAAGATCTTTGGAGACAATTGATACATACGTTGGAATAGATGAAGATGAGAGAAAATCATTGAGAGACGTTGTAAATTCTACTCCTGAAACTTACACATGTCTCCATGGAGATTTGCATATAGGAAATATTATTTCAGATGGAACTCACAATCTGTGGATTGATACTGCAGATTTTACTTTTGGTAATCCATTGTATGACATAGGGTTTACAATGATGTTTAATTATATTCCTCAAGATGGCGTTTTGGAGATGTTTCATATTACTTCCGCGCAGTATCACCAGTTCTGGAGAATTTTTACGCGTGAATATTTTGGTGTTAAAACAGATGAAGAGAGAAGAGCATTGGACCGCAAACTCCTTCCTTACACGATTTTACGCGTTATGTGGGTTACCAGAGAGAAAAACAAAGAATTGTTTAACAGGTTTATGCAGTTTGTTGCCAAAAATGTTCTGGAAAATGACATGGAGGATTACTTGTAA
- a CDS encoding methylated-DNA--[protein]-cysteine S-methyltransferase, which yields MAIIQIYNLNTPDGELILGSCGEMLCMCDWALEPRHNKISKRISKILGAEFTKVEYNTITACNKKTKSDNSLINKTIKELKEYFAGKRKEFDIPLLFAGTDFQKKVWNELLKIPYGQTVSYMDIARKIKRPTAVRAVAGAIGANPMSIIVPCHRVIASNNTLGGYAGGLKAKKQLLEREKTAAGD from the coding sequence ATGGCTATAATTCAAATATATAATCTTAATACTCCCGACGGAGAACTCATCCTGGGCTCTTGCGGGGAAATGCTGTGCATGTGCGACTGGGCTCTGGAGCCACGGCACAACAAGATTAGTAAACGCATTTCAAAAATTTTGGGAGCGGAATTCACAAAAGTTGAGTATAACACAATTACAGCTTGCAACAAAAAAACAAAGAGCGACAATTCTCTGATTAACAAAACAATAAAAGAACTTAAAGAATACTTTGCAGGCAAGCGGAAAGAGTTTGACATTCCCCTATTGTTTGCAGGCACAGATTTTCAAAAGAAAGTTTGGAATGAACTGCTGAAAATCCCTTATGGTCAGACAGTTTCATACATGGATATTGCCCGCAAAATTAAAAGACCAACTGCGGTAAGAGCCGTTGCCGGCGCGATTGGAGCAAATCCTATGTCAATCATTGTCCCTTGCCACAGAGTCATTGCAAGCAACAACACCTTAGGCGGTTACGCCGGCGGACTGAAGGCAAAAAAGCAGCTGCTAGAGAGAGAAAAGACGGCAGCAGGTGATTAA
- a CDS encoding lactate utilization protein, with the protein MNIEKTIHNLQLHGFEVELVSTAAEAHYRVINQLEKLQPQIVAAGDSMTLLALNVLGEVKERSPKFLQTFSCKVDAQFAGTTAQSSATSVPAADSATAEISRTQLVENRREALLSDLFITGVNGISEDGSLHWIDMTGNRCAAVTFGPKHVILVAGTNKISPTPEAAIERIRQIAAPQNVKRHPKFKTPCAVTGKCQDCNAPDRICNIFLSIPRCFPKGRIHLILIDKVLGL; encoded by the coding sequence ATGAATATAGAAAAAACAATACATAATCTGCAGCTGCACGGCTTTGAAGTTGAACTAGTTAGTACGGCTGCTGAAGCTCACTACAGAGTCATAAATCAGCTTGAAAAGTTACAGCCGCAAATTGTTGCGGCGGGAGATTCAATGACTTTGCTTGCACTTAATGTGCTTGGTGAAGTCAAGGAACGCAGCCCAAAATTTTTGCAGACTTTCAGCTGCAAGGTAGATGCGCAGTTTGCGGGAACAACTGCACAAAGCTCAGCTACATCAGTGCCTGCCGCAGACTCTGCAACTGCAGAAATATCTCGCACCCAGCTAGTTGAAAACCGTCGCGAGGCACTACTTTCTGACCTTTTTATAACAGGGGTTAACGGCATAAGTGAAGATGGAAGTTTGCACTGGATTGATATGACCGGTAACAGATGTGCCGCGGTAACCTTTGGGCCTAAGCATGTTATACTGGTTGCCGGTACAAATAAAATCTCCCCAACCCCTGAGGCGGCAATAGAGCGCATCAGACAAATAGCTGCGCCACAGAATGTTAAACGCCATCCAAAGTTTAAAACACCATGCGCCGTAACCGGCAAATGCCAAGATTGCAACGCTCCAGATAGAATCTGCAATATATTCCTAAGCATTCCACGCTGCTTTCCCAAAGGAAGAATACATTTGATTCTGATTGATAAAGTGTTAGGACTCTAA
- a CDS encoding C69 family dipeptidase, with protein MNKKLLSECTTIIAGDKMTADGSFILSRSSDFDAMMAINFEIHEDTNFGPEEFVAKDSKFRCPLPKEALGYSALPDYQFPGEWGSAGFNTLGVGMSSTETIFSSQKALNVDPYVTDGLAENCTYNIVLPYIHSAREGVERLGMLIEKYGSAEGFGIGFIDKKEIWYLENAGGHRYLACKMPRDRYFVTGNQSRYRDYDPKDKENFIASKDLIEFAKKNKLWNPANGKFDFHEAYTRDEKLDTTYNYPRVWGLQKMFSPSIKNDVTKNTFPIYTIAEKPMTISDFRKAFRYHYDNTEHDPYLHSNGKEPYRPVGIFRTTQTHLLQVRPNLPKEIGCVSYVAMGMSDLGVFLPLYQGVKSYPATYKMGNSHSDNQSAYWKFRKVMTLGMVNYNAYAPIIKEAYAKLEAENDQRQKEMEKEYLKLYKNEPIKANEMLQQFSDSILNKAESVAESLIEEIFTRLTLDIQKEYMFHGA; from the coding sequence ATGAATAAAAAACTTCTATCGGAATGTACAACGATTATCGCCGGCGATAAAATGACAGCTGACGGATCATTTATTTTGTCGCGCTCCAGCGACTTTGACGCCATGATGGCGATTAATTTTGAGATTCATGAAGACACTAATTTTGGGCCTGAGGAATTTGTAGCTAAAGACAGCAAGTTCCGTTGCCCGCTTCCAAAAGAGGCGTTGGGTTATTCCGCCCTGCCGGATTATCAATTTCCTGGAGAATGGGGAAGTGCCGGTTTTAACACTCTTGGCGTAGGAATGAGTTCTACGGAAACCATATTCAGCAGCCAAAAGGCGCTTAATGTTGATCCTTATGTAACTGACGGATTAGCAGAGAATTGCACGTACAATATAGTATTGCCTTATATTCACTCTGCGCGTGAGGGAGTAGAGCGTCTTGGCATGCTCATAGAAAAATACGGTTCTGCAGAGGGGTTTGGAATAGGCTTCATAGACAAGAAAGAAATATGGTATTTGGAGAATGCGGGCGGACACCGTTATTTGGCTTGTAAGATGCCTCGCGACAGATATTTTGTGACGGGAAATCAAAGCCGTTACAGGGACTATGATCCTAAGGACAAAGAGAATTTCATTGCTTCCAAGGATCTTATAGAGTTTGCAAAAAAGAACAAGCTGTGGAATCCTGCCAATGGAAAATTTGATTTTCATGAAGCTTATACTCGCGATGAGAAACTTGATACAACGTACAACTATCCGCGTGTTTGGGGGTTGCAGAAAATGTTTTCTCCATCAATCAAAAATGATGTTACAAAAAACACTTTCCCCATATATACAATTGCAGAAAAGCCGATGACAATCAGCGATTTCCGCAAAGCATTCAGATATCACTATGATAACACAGAGCATGACCCATATCTTCATTCCAACGGAAAAGAACCATATCGTCCGGTAGGAATATTCCGTACAACGCAGACACATTTGCTGCAAGTACGTCCTAACCTTCCTAAAGAAATCGGATGTGTCTCTTACGTAGCAATGGGAATGTCTGACCTTGGAGTATTTTTACCTCTTTATCAAGGAGTTAAATCATATCCTGCCACATACAAAATGGGCAACTCACACTCAGATAACCAATCAGCATATTGGAAATTCCGCAAGGTTATGACACTTGGCATGGTCAACTATAACGCTTACGCCCCTATCATCAAAGAGGCCTACGCAAAGTTGGAAGCCGAGAATGACCAAAGACAAAAAGAGATGGAGAAAGAATACCTTAAACTCTATAAGAATGAGCCAATCAAAGCAAACGAAATGCTTCAACAATTCTCTGATAGCATCCTTAACAAAGCCGAGAGCGTAGCGGAAAGTTTAATAGAAGAAATCTTCACACGTCTAACATTGGACATCCAAAAAGAATACATGTTCCACGGAGCATAA
- a CDS encoding sigma-70 family RNA polymerase sigma factor — MNSLERQFAQTVKENKSTIYTVCFMFSKDSTEVDDMFQEVLINLWRGYEKFRGESSVGTWIWKVSLNTCITHDRKKRHRLSTVPLDMNINLYEDTDSNSKQIRILYNRISKLGPLDRAIVLLWLDNMSYDDIAAIMGMSVKNVSVKLVRIKEQLKNMNNGNE, encoded by the coding sequence ATGAATAGTTTAGAGAGACAATTTGCGCAAACTGTCAAAGAGAACAAGAGCACCATATACACTGTATGTTTCATGTTCTCAAAGGATTCCACAGAAGTGGATGATATGTTCCAGGAGGTGCTTATAAACCTTTGGCGCGGCTATGAAAAATTCCGCGGAGAAAGTTCTGTCGGGACCTGGATATGGAAAGTCAGCCTCAATACCTGTATTACTCACGACAGAAAAAAGCGGCACCGGCTTAGTACGGTTCCTCTTGATATGAACATCAATTTATATGAGGATACAGATAGTAATTCAAAGCAAATCAGAATATTATACAACCGAATTTCTAAACTTGGTCCGTTAGATAGGGCGATTGTTCTGCTCTGGCTGGATAATATGAGCTATGATGATATTGCTGCTATTATGGGAATGTCCGTTAAAAATGTTTCAGTAAAACTTGTACGTATTAAAGAACAATTAAAAAACATGAACAATGGAAACGAATAA
- a CDS encoding alpha/beta hydrolase — translation MKQIILIIAAELLSFTSCYAIIPDTVYIRRPEQLGLVYRDLNVVTKDNYKIKTWFFPAQYKDTTEHENTSDGAGITLNKVMRESKRPTIIICDGDAGNMSYFPLHLALGWTSMGFNVVAFDWRGFGESSSFPMNHNYMCYTEMLEDYRAVVEEVYRQKDVKKNAIVVMGWSTGSYLSMITAYNSKKVSAFIGRSLPTDFKDCIPLVMKKKGKNLDQLLIPKDFPVSQMPVCIASKFNKPIFLIVGENDTRTPVWMSQKVLSLLPPKTHHELMIVKNAAHGGGDDPMLIAFDEFLTRTAVFLEQNL, via the coding sequence ATGAAACAAATTATCTTAATTATTGCTGCTGAATTATTGAGCTTTACAAGTTGTTATGCTATAATACCTGATACTGTATATATTAGAAGGCCAGAACAATTAGGGCTCGTATATAGGGATTTGAATGTTGTTACAAAGGATAATTACAAAATTAAAACATGGTTTTTCCCTGCTCAGTATAAAGATACTACGGAACATGAAAATACTTCAGATGGTGCAGGCATAACGTTAAATAAAGTTATGAGAGAATCAAAGCGTCCAACCATAATAATTTGTGATGGCGATGCTGGCAATATGTCTTACTTTCCTTTGCATTTAGCTCTTGGATGGACTTCTATGGGGTTCAATGTTGTGGCTTTTGATTGGCGTGGATTTGGGGAGAGTTCCAGCTTCCCCATGAATCATAATTACATGTGTTATACGGAAATGCTTGAGGATTACCGTGCTGTTGTTGAAGAAGTGTATAGACAGAAAGATGTAAAGAAAAACGCTATCGTAGTTATGGGCTGGTCTACAGGATCATATCTATCTATGATTACAGCCTATAACAGTAAGAAAGTTAGTGCTTTTATAGGTCGCTCGCTACCGACAGATTTTAAGGATTGCATTCCGCTTGTGATGAAAAAGAAGGGAAAAAACTTAGATCAGTTGTTGATTCCCAAAGATTTTCCTGTATCTCAAATGCCTGTCTGCATTGCATCAAAATTTAATAAACCTATATTTTTGATTGTTGGTGAAAATGATACTCGTACACCGGTTTGGATGAGTCAAAAAGTCCTTAGTCTTCTACCGCCAAAAACTCACCATGAATTGATGATTGTAAAAAATGCAGCGCATGGCGGAGGAGATGATCCTATGTTGATTGCATTTGATGAATTTCTAACAAGAACTGCTGTATTTTTGGAGCAAAATTTATAG
- a CDS encoding hydroxymethylpyrimidine/phosphomethylpyrimidine kinase: MNHIEHHKVFLIAGSEPLGSAGIQADIKSVTACGGYAAGALTCIVNEDTREVKGIISIPVEMVEGQCRSFLGDVGADCIKTGMLYSRDVIHAVAQILNDFSSVPCVVDPVMVSTAGARLLKDDAIECYKNELFAHATIITPNRREAEVLLGRPMNPRNMKADLRALCINGNAVIVKSIGEADSAGCSGSSVAGISRSAANASGSVAYGAAAGSACEGGVLKDYFYDPATDRMRIFSKKYIKTNNRNGTGDTLASAIATYLARGFKLADAVAYSEKFIQKAIAAGANYDFGSGFGGTQPFFRDVARYEREFEKYSSMK; this comes from the coding sequence ATGAATCATATAGAACATCATAAAGTTTTTCTTATTGCCGGCAGCGAGCCGCTTGGTAGTGCCGGTATTCAAGCTGATATTAAGTCAGTTACGGCTTGCGGAGGATATGCCGCAGGCGCCCTTACTTGTATTGTGAATGAGGATACCAGGGAGGTTAAGGGTATTATAAGCATACCAGTGGAAATGGTTGAGGGCCAGTGCCGTTCATTTTTGGGAGATGTCGGGGCTGATTGCATAAAGACCGGAATGCTTTATTCCCGTGATGTAATACATGCTGTGGCTCAGATACTTAATGACTTTAGTTCTGTGCCTTGTGTTGTTGATCCGGTAATGGTCTCTACCGCAGGGGCGCGACTTCTTAAGGATGATGCCATTGAATGCTATAAAAATGAGCTATTTGCGCACGCTACTATTATAACGCCAAACCGTCGTGAGGCAGAAGTATTGCTTGGACGCCCTATGAATCCGCGCAATATGAAGGCTGATTTGCGTGCTTTGTGTATTAATGGCAATGCGGTGATTGTTAAGTCAATAGGGGAAGCAGACTCTGCCGGCTGTTCTGGCAGTTCTGTTGCTGGCATTTCCAGATCTGCAGCAAATGCAAGTGGCAGTGTTGCTTATGGAGCTGCCGCCGGCTCTGCTTGTGAAGGCGGAGTGCTTAAAGATTATTTTTATGACCCGGCGACAGACCGCATGCGCATCTTCTCAAAGAAATATATTAAGACAAATAACCGCAACGGTACAGGTGATACATTGGCCTCAGCGATAGCTACTTACTTGGCTCGTGGCTTCAAACTGGCAGATGCTGTCGCATATTCGGAAAAATTCATTCAGAAGGCAATTGCCGCCGGCGCCAACTATGATTTTGGTTCCGGTTTTGGCGGCACTCAGCCGTTCTTCCGTGATGTTGCCCGCTACGAACGGGAGTTTGAAAAGTACAGTTCTATGAAATAA
- a CDS encoding HAMP domain-containing histidine kinase, with the protein MKSAGINKKSYKRVIWWVISCLLLLAALQTWSLISIYRERNAEFDKAVISAMNRAAYEEVTTFASANKKSLATIENKTVIESSEIPRSLKPSSIQAITVKKSSVNDSVDLTKIYIDTKIGTKKDSARHSTKQTFKTTFVSYGGNKLVYNLHRYDSLLQIHLLANNISLPSKVDIVKKNIDSHNLKQISKRKSGAVQEISISHDSTIIDNKSDSSVVLHNPRAYSISVYNGHGLYFRVRIDNPNRVLFKELRWIILTTLLILLLVAFIFVYLLRTIFRQKTLEKMRIDFTHNITHELKTPISVAYAANDALENFGAADDEKKRAKYLEIIREQLKSLSGMVERILSASRDEVGGLHLTKEKIDLYDFLQDVVEPYRSENVQLDVSVEPDNLLLVADRFHLEHVFDNLIDNSIKYSSNDANSPLSGCGSAKTIEIKIAACREEKIIIKFTDNGMGIPAAALPHIFEKYYRVTNGNLYTAKGFGLGLYYVKMVVEAHGGTISVTSKVGKGTSFVILLPL; encoded by the coding sequence ATGAAAAGTGCTGGCATAAATAAAAAATCTTACAAGAGGGTGATTTGGTGGGTAATATCCTGCCTGTTGCTGTTGGCTGCGCTGCAGACTTGGAGCCTTATTAGCATCTATCGCGAGCGAAATGCAGAATTTGACAAAGCCGTTATATCTGCAATGAACCGCGCTGCATATGAGGAGGTTACGACATTTGCATCTGCCAACAAAAAATCTCTTGCTACCATAGAGAATAAAACTGTTATTGAGTCTTCTGAAATCCCTAGAAGCTTGAAACCAAGTTCAATACAGGCAATAACAGTCAAGAAATCAAGTGTTAATGACTCTGTGGATTTAACCAAGATTTATATAGACACTAAAATAGGTACCAAAAAAGATTCTGCCCGTCATTCTACTAAACAAACTTTTAAAACCACATTTGTCTCCTATGGAGGCAACAAACTTGTGTATAATTTGCACAGGTATGATTCTCTGCTTCAGATACATTTGCTTGCCAATAATATATCTTTGCCTAGCAAGGTGGACATTGTTAAGAAAAACATTGATTCTCACAACCTTAAACAAATTAGTAAGAGGAAAAGTGGTGCTGTGCAGGAGATTTCAATCAGTCATGATTCTACTATAATCGATAATAAATCAGATAGTTCTGTGGTTTTGCATAATCCGCGGGCTTATTCAATCAGCGTATATAATGGACATGGTCTCTATTTCCGCGTCAGAATTGATAATCCTAACAGAGTGTTATTTAAAGAGTTGCGGTGGATAATTTTGACAACGCTGCTAATTCTTCTCCTTGTGGCTTTCATTTTTGTTTATCTGTTGCGTACAATTTTCAGACAGAAAACATTAGAGAAGATGAGGATTGATTTTACTCACAATATTACTCATGAACTCAAGACTCCAATCTCTGTAGCGTATGCCGCAAATGACGCTTTGGAAAACTTCGGGGCTGCTGATGATGAGAAGAAACGTGCTAAATATCTGGAGATTATACGTGAACAGCTCAAGTCACTTTCTGGGATGGTAGAGAGAATCCTCTCTGCATCACGTGATGAAGTAGGTGGCTTGCATCTTACTAAAGAGAAGATAGATTTATACGATTTTTTGCAGGATGTGGTTGAGCCATATAGAAGTGAGAACGTGCAGCTGGATGTATCTGTTGAGCCGGATAATTTGTTGCTTGTCGCCGACAGGTTCCATCTTGAGCATGTTTTTGATAATCTGATAGATAATTCTATTAAATATTCAAGCAATGATGCAAATTCGCCTCTCAGTGGATGTGGTTCTGCAAAAACAATAGAAATTAAAATCGCAGCCTGTCGGGAGGAAAAAATAATAATAAAATTTACTGACAACGGGATGGGAATTCCTGCTGCGGCTCTGCCTCATATCTTTGAGAAATATTATAGGGTGACTAATGGTAACTTGTACACTGCCAAGGGATTTGGGCTAGGGCTTTATTATGTTAAGATGGTGGTTGAAGCGCACGGCGGGACTATTTCTGTGACCAGCAAGGTGGGGAAGGGGACATCATTTGTAATTTTATTGCCGCTGTAA
- a CDS encoding GLPGLI family protein, whose translation MGKISKAFSIAIIAVATLECSTINAQTVITFNKNGVSTSTKGASKKDIKTIDTTTFEVTYKMFWFKNPDDPLKKKFHDKENFEDLLLLQVGKNISKCFSYKTFQKDSLIEVTPADQIMANLEKFNGGVTFNIYHNYPDGKLTYTDNILMDSFLYTEPEPEIDWMLQPETKEVIGYSCNRATCTFRGRNYEAWYTNEIPSSSGPWKFRGLPGLILSVKDDSRIISYEATGLRKCSHPITYKDAKYISTNREKFNQQEIKYQKAPIDYMSTNSNIKMTITNPDGSPSDMSQFRNLQYNQLELK comes from the coding sequence ATGGGAAAAATATCTAAAGCATTTTCAATCGCCATTATTGCAGTTGCAACCTTAGAATGCAGCACAATAAACGCCCAAACCGTAATTACATTCAATAAAAACGGAGTTTCTACCTCAACCAAAGGAGCTTCAAAGAAAGACATCAAAACAATTGACACTACCACATTTGAAGTCACATACAAAATGTTCTGGTTTAAAAACCCAGATGATCCGTTGAAAAAGAAGTTTCATGATAAGGAAAATTTTGAAGATTTATTGCTGCTTCAGGTTGGCAAAAATATTTCCAAATGCTTCTCATACAAGACGTTCCAAAAAGACTCCCTTATAGAAGTAACTCCAGCTGACCAGATTATGGCAAACTTGGAGAAGTTCAATGGCGGTGTAACTTTTAACATCTATCATAATTATCCCGACGGCAAACTCACATATACAGACAATATTTTGATGGACTCATTTTTATACACAGAACCTGAACCGGAAATAGATTGGATGCTGCAGCCGGAAACAAAGGAAGTAATCGGTTATAGCTGTAACCGTGCAACATGCACATTCAGAGGTAGAAACTATGAAGCATGGTACACAAATGAGATTCCGTCCTCATCGGGTCCATGGAAGTTCCGCGGTCTCCCTGGCCTGATTCTCTCTGTAAAAGATGATTCCAGAATCATCAGTTATGAAGCCACAGGACTTAGAAAATGCTCGCACCCAATAACTTATAAAGACGCTAAATACATCAGCACAAATAGAGAAAAGTTCAATCAGCAGGAGATAAAGTATCAAAAGGCTCCAATAGACTACATGTCAACTAACTCCAATATCAAAATGACCATTACTAATCCGGATGGTTCTCCTTCTGATATGAGCCAGTTCAGGAATTTGCAGTACAATCAACTTGAACTGAAGTAA